One genomic region from Streptomyces sp. NBC_01304 encodes:
- a CDS encoding MFS transporter, with translation MSTTTYATTETAHRPAPAPAFAWGTLLVLLAGVFITTLDVFIVNVAIPSAQADLGASTAAIQWVVAGFGLAVGAGLITGGRLGDIYGRRRVYGIGIALFTLASAACALAGSAEFLIAARFLQGGAMALLMPQVLGIITVAFSGAAQVKAFGAYGLAMGFAGVFGQLIGGALVQADLFGLGWRAIFWINVPVGALTLALLPRLVPESRGEGGRRLDTLGMVLVTAGLVAVVLPLIQGPGQDWPLWTWLSLAAAPLLLGVFLVQQRRLAGRGGAPLVDPAMFRERAFTVGLGIALVYALAMGSFFLVLALYLQQGHGMSALDSGLLFIALGAGYFLASSASAKVAQRLGRQVIAVGAVAQAAGYGLLALTADGIGATGPVGLLIPGMVLSGVGMGLALVPMSGIVLAGVGARYAGSAGGVLATAQQVGGALGVAVVGIVFYGVLGDRPLAADFGPAFTWGLGTLIGCCLATAALVQLLPRPARTS, from the coding sequence ATGTCCACCACCACGTACGCCACCACGGAAACCGCCCACCGACCGGCGCCCGCACCCGCGTTCGCCTGGGGAACCCTGCTGGTCCTGCTCGCCGGGGTCTTCATCACCACCCTCGACGTGTTCATCGTCAATGTCGCGATCCCCTCCGCCCAGGCCGACCTGGGCGCGAGCACCGCCGCGATCCAGTGGGTCGTGGCCGGCTTCGGCCTCGCGGTCGGGGCCGGGCTGATCACCGGCGGACGGCTCGGCGACATCTACGGGCGCCGCCGGGTCTACGGCATCGGCATCGCCCTGTTCACGCTCGCCTCCGCGGCCTGTGCGCTGGCCGGCAGCGCGGAGTTCCTGATCGCCGCGCGGTTTCTGCAGGGCGGGGCGATGGCGCTGCTCATGCCGCAGGTGCTCGGCATCATCACGGTCGCCTTCAGCGGCGCCGCGCAGGTGAAGGCGTTCGGCGCCTACGGGCTCGCGATGGGCTTCGCCGGGGTGTTCGGGCAGCTGATCGGCGGGGCGCTGGTGCAGGCCGATCTGTTCGGGCTCGGCTGGCGCGCGATCTTCTGGATCAACGTGCCGGTCGGCGCGCTCACGCTCGCCCTGCTGCCGCGCCTCGTCCCCGAGTCCCGGGGCGAGGGCGGGCGCCGGCTCGACACCCTGGGCATGGTCCTCGTGACGGCGGGCCTGGTCGCGGTGGTGCTGCCGCTCATCCAGGGGCCCGGGCAGGACTGGCCGCTGTGGACCTGGCTGTCGCTGGCCGCAGCGCCGCTGCTGCTCGGGGTGTTCCTCGTCCAGCAGCGCCGGCTCGCCGGACGGGGCGGGGCGCCGCTGGTCGACCCGGCGATGTTCCGGGAGCGGGCCTTCACCGTGGGCCTCGGCATCGCGCTGGTCTACGCCCTCGCGATGGGCTCCTTCTTCCTCGTCCTGGCGCTCTATCTGCAGCAGGGCCACGGCATGTCGGCGCTCGACTCGGGGCTGCTCTTCATCGCCCTGGGCGCCGGGTACTTCCTCGCCTCCAGTGCCTCGGCGAAGGTCGCGCAGCGGCTCGGCCGGCAGGTCATCGCGGTGGGAGCCGTGGCCCAGGCCGCCGGGTACGGGCTGCTCGCGCTGACCGCCGACGGGATCGGCGCGACCGGTCCGGTCGGGCTGCTGATCCCCGGCATGGTGCTCTCCGGGGTCGGCATGGGCCTCGCCCTGGTCCCGATGTCCGGGATCGTGCTGGCCGGGGTCGGCGCCCGGTACGCGGGATCGGCGGGCGGGGTCCTGGCCACCGCCCAGCAGGTCGGCGGGGCGCTCGGGGTGGCCGTGGTCGGGATCGTCTTCTACGGCGTACTCGGCGACCGGCCCCTCGCGGCGGACTTCGGCCCGGCGTTCACCTGGGGCCTGGGGACCCTCATCGGGTGCTGCCTGGCCACGGCGGCCCTGGTCCAGCTGCTCCCTCGGCCGGCCCGGACGTCGTAA
- a CDS encoding cupin domain-containing protein translates to MSTPPPVLPGQILPVDVDTVPPVEIGPGIEARLLPGAEGLRVWVIDLAPGAEWPDVDVHETYGEGYFVVEGTLIEGEREHGPGTYVAFGPRTSHRPRTATGVRAFGFNFDV, encoded by the coding sequence ATGAGCACGCCACCGCCGGTACTGCCCGGACAGATACTGCCGGTCGACGTCGACACGGTCCCGCCGGTCGAGATCGGCCCCGGCATCGAGGCCCGGCTGCTGCCGGGTGCCGAGGGGCTGCGGGTCTGGGTGATCGACCTCGCCCCCGGCGCCGAGTGGCCCGACGTCGACGTCCACGAGACGTACGGCGAGGGCTACTTCGTCGTCGAGGGCACGCTCATCGAGGGGGAGCGGGAGCACGGCCCCGGTACCTACGTGGCGTTCGGCCCGCGGACGAGTCATCGTCCGCGGACCGCGACGGGGGTACGGGCCTTCGGGTTCAACTTCGACGTCTGA
- a CDS encoding nuclear transport factor 2 family protein, whose protein sequence is MSDINATELVGRYLAAWNETDATARRALIAEVFDEQAGYTDPLADVRGHDALDATIGAVQGQFPGLVFSLAGPVDAHHDIARFTWNLGPEGEQPLVVGFDVAVIGEDGRITDVHGFLDKVPSGV, encoded by the coding sequence ATGAGCGACATCAACGCCACCGAACTCGTCGGCCGCTACCTCGCCGCCTGGAACGAGACCGACGCCACCGCGCGTCGTGCCCTGATCGCCGAGGTCTTCGACGAGCAGGCCGGGTACACCGACCCGCTGGCCGACGTCCGCGGCCACGACGCCCTCGACGCGACCATCGGCGCCGTGCAGGGACAGTTCCCCGGCCTGGTGTTCAGCCTCGCGGGCCCGGTCGACGCGCACCACGACATCGCCCGGTTCACCTGGAACCTCGGGCCCGAGGGCGAGCAGCCCCTGGTCGTCGGCTTCGACGTCGCCGTCATCGGCGAGGACGGCCGGATCACCGACGTGCACGGCTTCCTCGACAAGGTGCCGTCCGGGGTCTGA